One stretch of Sandaracinaceae bacterium DNA includes these proteins:
- a CDS encoding MBL fold metallo-hydrolase — MRTLYIRQLLVGRDVGRGNPAGAQMQNFVYLVGDRDAGECVVVDPAWAIGDIVERAAEDGMTITGALATHYHPDHVGGHIFGIDIEGLAELMALNPCKVHAHELEVDGIRKVTGLSESDFVRHAANDKIEVGAVEIELLHTPGHTPGSSCFRVRDALVAGDTLFLQGCGRVDLPGGDPDEMRRTLTQRLAKLPDDMELYPGHAYGGEHASLAVVRQTNPHFGPQAG, encoded by the coding sequence ATGCGCACGCTCTACATCCGCCAGCTCCTCGTCGGCCGCGACGTCGGCCGGGGCAACCCCGCCGGCGCGCAGATGCAGAACTTCGTCTACCTCGTCGGCGACCGCGACGCGGGAGAGTGCGTGGTGGTCGATCCGGCGTGGGCCATCGGCGACATCGTGGAGCGCGCGGCCGAGGACGGCATGACGATCACCGGCGCGCTCGCGACGCACTACCACCCGGACCACGTCGGCGGGCACATCTTCGGCATCGACATCGAGGGCCTCGCTGAGCTGATGGCGCTCAACCCTTGCAAGGTGCACGCGCACGAGCTCGAGGTCGACGGCATCCGGAAGGTCACCGGCCTGAGCGAGAGCGACTTCGTCCGGCACGCCGCCAACGACAAGATCGAGGTCGGCGCGGTGGAGATCGAGCTGCTGCACACGCCCGGGCACACGCCGGGGTCGTCGTGCTTCCGGGTCCGTGACGCGCTCGTCGCAGGCGACACGCTGTTCCTGCAGGGCTGCGGTCGCGTCGATCTCCCGGGCGGTGACCCCGACGAGATGCGACGCACGCTCACGCAGCGGCTAGCCAAGCTGCCCGACGACATGGAGCTGTACCCGGGACACGCGTACGGCGGCGAGCACGCGTCGCTGGCGGTGGTCCGCCAGACCAACCCGCACTTCGGGCCCCAGGCGGGCTGA